Genomic segment of Chelmon rostratus isolate fCheRos1 chromosome 2, fCheRos1.pri, whole genome shotgun sequence:
CTTCTGTACAAAATATCAGCCGTTTAAGCGACTGATTTCTCCCGCCCTCCCTCTGCTCtatcctcttccttctctctcttgttttccCTTCCCCTCTTTTTAGCCCAGCCTCTTTTCTCCTGGTTGCCAGGCTCCTGTTGCTCTCTGTACTCTTTAACTTCATGCCtggcttcctgtctgcttctgcACAGTCACACAAGATTTCACTTTCAAGCTAGTGCCACAAAATAGGTCTCTGAAtaatctctcctctccagttGACTTGCAGCTATCAGGATCTCATCATtagacaccccccccccccacaaaaaaaagtcacacaaaaaaaagtgtgactTAATCTTTGCAGAAGATTAGCATGTGTCGGTATATTTATGTCTGCATGTGGATTTTTAAAAGCCAGGCAGTCTCAATTGAGGCACCACATGGGTGACAGATTATTCAGGCAGCtaattactaaaaaaaaaaagattttatccATATCAGGTCCTGCAAAAATGATGCTTGACATGGTGCAAGGATATGATGAAGCGTTAATGTGCCAAGAGTGATGGCAGGTGTTGATGAAAAGACAGGTCACACTACTGCCTACACAGGGatttctgctgtgtgaaaaaGATTTCGAAAGTGACAAGAAAAATTTCCCATTTGCAAATGCGTCAGCAAAGATGTTTGAAGGTGTTGAAATAAATGCTAtggcctttttttaatttcaagttGAAGCACTTTGGGCTCAAATCCTTCATGAGCAGTGATGTAGTAAACAAGaatagaaacaaatgaaataatggtTTCAGATGTCTGCAACATCTGCACCAACATATATTGGTGCTGCAATGCAACAAATACAATCACCTCTTCATGAACTGATTTTCATGTCCATTCACTGCACAGCAACAAGAGCAGGACCCCACCAACCTCTACATCTCCAACCTGCCTGTATCTATGGATGAGCAAGAGCTGGAGAGCATGCTCAAGTCCTTTGGCCAGGTCATTTCTACACGCATCCTCCGAGATGCTAACGGGACCAGCCGGGGTGTGGGATTTGCCAGGTCAGACTGCATGTATGactgctgtgtgatgatgatTTGAGCACACTTTGTGCTGGGAATAAAAAAGTagtgcatttctgtgtgcatttctgGCTTAAGGATTAAACTTGACTTTGACTGCATTTCAGAATGGAGTCCACGGAAAAGTGCGAGGCCATAATTCAGCATTTCAATGGCAAGTTCATCAAGACTCCACCGGGAGTGCCTGGTGCGTGGAACGTTTGTTTTGTACTATAGGAACCtgatattgttgttgttggtgccagcgctctgtgtttttgttccccGCTGTGATCACTGAATTCACTCTCTTGTTTGATGTGTTGCTTTCACAGTGCCCACAGAGCCCTTATTATGTAAGTTTGCAGACGGAGGtcagaagaagaggcagaacCAGGGGAAGTACCTCCAGAATGGAAGGCCCTGGGCTAGAGAGGGAGATGCGGTGAGATGGCCACTTTAAAGTCATGATTCTTAAAGTGAACTTCCTGTGTTCAGATGTTGCATTTCTTGCTGGAAGTTGAAAGTTCtgatctttctctctgtgtgctaGCTGACTGTTTCGGTACACGCATGAGCTCACTGTTTCTGAATCCTGTCTATTGTTTTCCCAGGGAGGAATGACGCTTGCGTATGACCCCACAGCCTTACAAAATGGGTGAGCGCTATGCATgaactgactgaaaacagcccCAACCCTCCAGGAGAAAAAGTGTAGTGCTCAAACTCCAGTGAagtgctgccctctgctgggcACTGCAGGAACACAGAAATGTCATTAATGTAGCTAGAGACATACTGCAGATTGTTGACATGGTGTGGCTGTCTTCATGTTTTCCTCCCACTTTCCTCTGTTTGGCCAGCTTCTACTCCTCACCCTACAGTCTGGCTCCAAACCGAATGATcgcccagacttccctctcaCCCTACATGCATTCTCCTGTCTCATCCTACCAGGTGGGACTATATTTATAATTAAAATGAACTGCTTTAAAACCTTACTGACTTTGTCAAGACTTCATgttctgttgcttttctgtgCCAAACCCCTCATTCCGTACACGTTATGCAAGTTAACAGACACTCAGGGAGGACCTCGGCCCACAGTGCTGATAATATTTCCTCAGGTCCTGCCTCTCATGGCCTTTCACTGCAAGCTTACATAATGAGGGCTCTGAGGGGActgtgagagcagcagctgaacttgtgaacaaatgtgtttttatgatgtgttttctgatctATAGGTACACAGCCCGTCCTGGATGCACCATCAGTCATACCTCATGCAGCCAGCTGTGAGTAGCCGCCTCCTTCTGCTCATATAAAATTCCATTTACACTTCTTGTGCCTTGGGCGGCTCGGATGGTTATCCAATCGccaaaaaaagctaaatgtaAATGCAACCAGGACGTACTGGGAGGTGGTTTGAGATGCATTCCAGCCAAATGTTAATCAGATGTGAATCAGTCAGTCTGTTCTCTATTGCTTAATGGTGACATTTTGTGTATGTTTGGCGCACTTGTGATGGATTTAAACACACGTGTGATTCCATCAGTGGTTCGGactcatttttgtgtgtgtgtttctatgctTTCACAGGGTACAGTTCTTACCCCAACAATGGATCACGCCATGTCCATCCAGCCCACGTCCATGATGGGACCCCTCACCCAGCAGCTAAGCCACCTGTCCCTGGGCAGCACGGGCACAGTCAGtaccaaccacacacacacacacacacacacacacatgcacacgcacaagATGCACAAGGCATACAAACTGTCCCCATAGATAACTGTCCTGAAGTTCACAAGCTCAATTATTCATGTCAGATACTACACAcaatttgtgttttcctctctgccttcccTACAGTATATTCCGGCCAACACAACTATGCAGGGGACCTACATCCCCCAGTACACCCCAGTGCCTCCCTCCAGTGTCCCAGAGGTATGAAGCtagcctcagcctcagctgcttaCATGTAATATTTCCATGAAGTGGATGACTAATAATTCTCACAGGGACGTATTTACTAAAACTTGAGAAGCTGCTGCTCATAGTGCGCCAGgttatatttgtatgtatttagGGAGTGGCAAAGTTGAGGCACAAACGTAGGGGAGGTGATCAAACTGACTACTGACTGATCTACTAAGCTGGACAGTGTCCATGTGCcctgaaggtgtgtgtgtggtgttatTTGACAGGTAGAAGCAGGCATATTGACTTTGATTGTTTCTGCAGAACtctataaatacagaaaaacgACTTGAGAAAGTGATGAGATGTGAACACTGTGCACTGATTTTTGTGCTATTTTGGAAAGATGAAACAGACGGACAAGAGGAGAAGAAGTCACGCTATTCCTCAATTTACCTTTGCAGAAACTAACCAGGACGGGCTCAGGCAGAtctttttaaattcattatGCATTTCCTCTTTAGTTTTTCTTGTTGTTAAATTGATGTTTCAATGCATCTCACCCACACTCCAACTTTTTGTGTTATTAACTGTTTTAATCTAAAAGCGCAGTTAATGCAGCTTCcaataaaatgttcaatatCTGCAGCAACCACATGAGAGCTGAACTTCAGAAGATATGAAATGTTGATCAAATAACTCTTACGGGCAGAATTTAGTGGTGATAAGCTGAGATGGACTAGGCCTTCTTTAGCAGtctactttttttttggaattttttGAGTTTGCTTATTTCTTCACTGTAATAGACGGCATACTGTAGGTCTGAGGCAACGTTCAAATAAAGCCAATTTAAACAATGTTTGTATTAGAGATGCAAAAATCTTTACGTTGTGCTTTCAGGCCAGCTGATAAGCAGATTGTGTAAAGAAtgcatttctgtctttctaatTTTCCTCTTGAATAATTAATGATAGCAGCTTATTACTTAATGAATGTATGAATATATATTACTTACATTATCCCAATGTAATTTTCCTCTTGTGATATAGTGCAGTGTGCTGTCCAGACGCGCAGTATGTGACTATATTAGCTCCTCCATTATTCAACTAGAGGAGCTCTTGCCGCTCATGAATGAGATTCCGAGTCATTTTATGGAGACTTTTGGCACATCCTCCTGGCTGAGCTCTCTGCAGGAGGGCGTCTGAGCCTGTAGGGAGTCTTGAGTCATTTGTTGGAAGGTGGAGCTCAGTGACGGTGGTGGGAGCCTGCGGGATTGGCAGGAgagtgaatgagaaaaaaaggcagGTGAATGGGAAGAGGGACAGTAGGAAGCCAGGGACTCAGGCTGTGATTGGACGGATGAGGACAAGTGGGAGGTTTGAGAGCAGAGGCTGGAGTAAAGAGTGTCAAGGTAGAGCACAAGGTGAATGTGGAGCATGATTGTTAGTAAATACGTCCTGCAGTGTGCACTGGCACTCAAAGATCAAGATGATGCCTATGATTTGATGGGGAGGGCAGTGGGAAAATACAGcctgtcttcttctttgtgtcttcgattaaaaaagaaaaacacacaggaatcaTAAAGTAGAGTACTCTTTGAATGACccgcccttttttttttttttaggagaaCGGTGGTCAACAGCAACAGGTTGCCATGGAGACTCCCGCAGAACACACAAACTACTCGTACcaacacacaaagtgaaaataaggTAAGACCCTGAGagtttctctgctctgtcctgcACATGATCAGCACAACCGATGTGTAAAAATAACTATCTTAGACATTTTGTCACTCAACCAATCAGCTCACAGACGGGTCTGATTGTGAACAGATGTgtgcacattaatgcaaaatCTGTAGGCAACAGACAAGATTTTGGTATCAGAAGCGTTCTGGTGTCTGTTTGTACTCTGAGTAgggctgtttattttgttgtattatttATAATACCGATTAAGCGGTAAACATTCAgtgtgcagagaaaaagaggtgGAACTCATTGGCCAAAATGAAATCTTTTGTCTAAATAGGATTTAGCTTTTTAGTAGCCTTTTTAATCTGTCTGGACTCATATGTAGATATCTGTTGGGTTGCTGTCGAGCCAAGTTGCTAATcggactgtaaacaatgacccCCGCATGGAAGTATCGTCATGACGACAGCCCATGGGCTCTGAGATTGGTCTGATTGGGGCATTAAAATTAAGGGTGTGGCTGACTGGACATGGATTCTAGCAGCATTTGAGGAGTGGGACATGTTCATGAGAGGTGCAGTGCCGCCCTGAGATGCAACTTGTTAATACGGAGAGGTGCTGGATGGAAGATTTTGCTACCTTCATACACCTtcattgtgctaagctaagataactggctgctggctccagcttcattttgaacggacagacatgagagcggtatcgACCCTCTCGTCTAAGTAATGCCAAGAAAGCGAGtaaaatttcccaaaatgtcaaagtatttcTGTAAGAGTCAAGCCAACGATGGCCACTTTTCAAGAGGGTCGCAGATTTAATGAAAAACCCCTTCAGCTGCCAGTGAGGGATTATATTTCAAGCATTTAACTGTTCAAGCTGAGAAactcaaaaacatgaattattttgtCCAGTATATTTTAAGACTAAATAATTTCAGAGCAGGATGTTTTGTAATGACGTGCTTAGTGTGCGTGTGAAGACAGCAGAATGAGCTCTGTGGTGAAAATACATCTAAACAATGAAGTGGAGCAGGTTCGGTGGGTCAGTactgagttgtgtgtgtgtgtgtgtgtgtgtgttttccagctccCAGCAGGGTGGGGCTGAGGGCACGAGATGAATCCAACCAAACAGGATTCAGCTGGAAGAGAACTGTGCTCCATACCATCACCAAGCGCCCGGACTTGAACATGGATAAACAAAAGGaacgtgtgtgggtgtgtgtgtgtgggtgtgtgtgggtgggtgtgtgtgtgtgtgtgtgtgggtgtggatgggtgtgtgtgtatgcgtgtgtgtgtgcgtgtgtgtatgtttttttttttttttaagaaaaaggaCAACACTCACATCATTGGACTTTCCTGCTCACATCCTCAAGAGTTGATCAACCAAAGGTGGGAATCTTCTTCACAGAAGCTTTGatctattttgataactgaaaAAAAGGAACATAACAAGacgttaaaaagaaaaaattaaagagaggaggaaaagacacaGAGCATTATTTTTGTGCACGTAATATAacaaattcttatttttaaaaaaagcattctGGACGTTTCAGGGTGATTCAAGGAAGAGTTGAAACACaatgtgtcttttatttttttttgtaaaatatgcaaacttttatttttatttcctgatGTCTGTTGTTTGACATTCTCTTTGCAGCAGTGGGGGCAACAATTTGTACAGATTTCAGAACTTACAAACACTTTTTGCTGGTCTGGTGTGTGGATTGTAACCGTGGGAGGCAAACCGTTTAAAGCTACTTCTACCTGTAACTGCTGCAGAGATTTCTATTCACGCACAGATGATATGTCATTGTTTATAGTTTagtcaaattcaaatttttttaaacttcaaaCCATTATTCCATAAGTGATCAAAAGACAATcaattatttctatttatatttGAATTATAGTTCTATTTTTAGAGTTTTTAGACCATTGAAACATACATTTATAGAGAAGACGTTATTTAATACTGTAGTCTGCAAAGACATGAAGAAATGGCTCTTTACCCTACACGTTAATGATGAGCTCTAATATTTGGCTCATGCAAATTGCTTGCAAGCAGCTTTGATGGTTGGATGactttcacttcagttcaaGTCCCGTATGCACCATCACAACGACACCTGTTCATACTAACAGTCgtcctgtgatgctgtgatgtgaCTCCACGTTACATCCGTGTCCGTGAGAAGTGGTTTTAAGCGGTTTTGTTGTGGCAAACCTTCAGGTATCATTGAAATCATCCTCTGTCAAAGGGATGAGGCGAGCGTTCTTAAGATCTGAGCAGTTAGATTGTTACTGAAAGATTATGTGTACAAAGAACAATGCAGTTACTAAATTAAGACTTAGTTTAGCAAAAGCAATGAGGGAAATCAAATAGAAGACGAACACAATCCCTGAGAATGATTTGTTGGACAGGAAAGGGAGCtgtaagtctttttttttcaatgctgctgttgtCACCTGAGTTTGATTCTCTGTCAGTGATTTTTAGTTTGTAGAAagtcaaatgttttctgtttttctttcgtCTGTCACTTGAAAACCTCTTGAGCTAATTTGCCTTATTTTTGATGAATTTATCTCTGAAGTAGATTTGATTTTAGCTGTAGAGTTTAGCTTTTTATAGAGAGTAgatgttgttattttttcctctgcGTAGGGATTGATGCTGTTTATCTTGTGCACATCAAGTTTTCTCTTGTTTCGTTTTCACACAAATCTCCGTTCCAAACCTTGTGTCGTCTGTCCTCATATGGTGTCGGGCCCGTTTGTAGGAAAGCCTGTCAGAGCGGAGAGCTGAACCAAACAGTGATCCAAGAGATTCGTACTGATGCTGCATCAGCGTTGTGGCTCAAAGAGGCTTCGTACGTACGA
This window contains:
- the LOC121614377 gene encoding RNA-binding motif, single-stranded-interacting protein 2-like isoform X1, which produces MLLSVPPRAGINPYNGYNSRNSKKQAYVSSGHQMAPPSPNTNSSSNSSGGGGEQLSKTNLYIRGLHPGTTDQDLVKLCQPYGKIVSTKAILDKTTNKCKGYGFVDFDSPAAAQKAVTALKSSGVQAQMAKQQEQDPTNLYISNLPVSMDEQELESMLKSFGQVISTRILRDANGTSRGVGFARMESTEKCEAIIQHFNGKFIKTPPGVPVPTEPLLCKFADGGQKKRQNQGKYLQNGRPWAREGDAGGMTLAYDPTALQNGFYSSPYSLAPNRMIAQTSLSPYMHSPVSSYQVHSPSWMHHQSYLMQPAGTVLTPTMDHAMSIQPTSMMGPLTQQLSHLSLGSTGTYIPANTTMQGTYIPQYTPVPPSSVPEENGGQQQQVAMETPAEHTNYSYQHTK
- the LOC121614377 gene encoding RNA-binding motif, single-stranded-interacting protein 2-like isoform X2 → MLLSVPPRAGINPYNGYNSRNSKKQAYVSSGHQMAPPSPNTNSSSNSSGGGGEQLSKTNLYIRGLHPGTTDQDLVKLCQPYGKIVSTKAILDKTTNKCKGYGFVDFDSPAAAQKAVTALKSSGVQAQMAKQQEQDPTNLYISNLPVSMDEQELESMLKSFGQVISTRILRDANGTSRGVGFARMESTEKCEAIIQHFNGKFIKTPPGVPVPTEPLLCKFADGGQKKRQNQGKYLQNGRPWAREGDAGGMTLAYDPTALQNGFYSSPYSLAPNRMIAQTSLSPYMHSPVSSYQVHSPSWMHHQSYLMQPAGTVLTPTMDHAMSIQPTSMMGPLTQQLSHLSLGSTGTENGGQQQQVAMETPAEHTNYSYQHTK